Part of the Equus asinus isolate D_3611 breed Donkey chromosome 11, EquAss-T2T_v2, whole genome shotgun sequence genome is shown below.
cacgcactccacttcggcagcctggggttcacaggttcgggtcctgggtgtagacctacacagcttgtcaagccatgccgtgacagcatcccacaggccaaatagaggaaaatcggcacagatgttagctcagggtcaaccttccttaccaaaataataagtaaagtctaacatcaatttttttttcatagattacATTTTCAGTTTGTATCTTAATAACATAATTCCAGATTCGAGTCCACTTAGAGTTTGTTGCATAATCTTTTTAGAAGTTGTATTGTTTTgcattacatttaggtctctgttccattttctaaaagtttgtgaAAGTGTAAATTCTATATCTGTGTTCATTTTTGTAAGAGCTTTAATGAGGTGCAATTGATAAAGAACCTGACATATCTAATATGTACTATCTGATGACTTCCCCCACATACCAActgacatatatgtataaatttctcctttagcctgtgacagggtggatcacattgatttgattttggaatgctgatacaaccttgcatacctgaaaaaatttcctctttgtcctggtgtatgattgttttacattgttggcttcagttttctaatatttcgtAGAAAACGGTAactgctcatttctgagacttgttgttctcaagttttccctacttttaaactctagttttgcttttagagtactgctgggctcataagatgagttggaaagtgctgtctctggttatattttctggaacagattgttgggagcactcggtttatggagggagacctggctgaggccctaaaagctgcatcccacagctttccccttggatagacaacaagcaggaaatggtattcggagtcagggaccagaagcccaaggggatccagtctaggtcagaggtgaacagggagcccctagtgggcccgagaaggaagagtcctgcctgcccatggtccatgtccacaggaccttcctctggcctcgtcctctctatgtgcacgttttgagcttttgacagtattttccccacttagagctgaagccattgcggagactgaatcagaaaacaaggtcctaagctgtgtgcaagagaaaccaggaaaatgttccctcttccggcagagtgtaGAAAGGCAGcccctgtcctgggcaggacgtgtgctagggacaggcacgtgctagtttgacagacacgcccagcttagtggttgtggctctgcctgagaaaacgcctccaaccgcttagtcccaagaggtcagaagggccatctctgctcctggacaggctGAACCACACTGCAAAGATCctgtcctcggcgggaggggcacttgggcatgtctttcagtagccagggaggggactggcacttctcccttctccacacaaACTGAGctgctcactctgggagatttctaaattcgaggaggaatgtgagtttctggatctggtttccatgagcgctgcgagcgaaagactcacacctccactcccagggttAGAAAGAAGcgacaatttaatataatactcaaacagagcatttaccattgacaacaaaatatggccctgCCAAATAGGGAAATcggtgctgggcaaaaggggggagggagaagaggggttggtgccttccctcgtggccaacaggggaccccaagaaacggaTCACAAGGTTCTCGTCATCAGAATCAGAGGAGGTGGCCCAGTGCACCCTGAGTGTCaatgctgtgtccccgctgtagctcagctggtctcaggagggtcatcggCCACCAACACTGGGCCCTTGGTTaggggtctggtgtctggagaaagagaggcatttcctgagcggcctgccctggaaccacagtgcacaccccatcccggcccccactgcgctctgtgctccacccctgtgctcagtgctcagccaaaagcaccccatctgtccctgacacaggggctgatatttagcgtcacccacttcacagaggaggaaaccagtcccagaaacgtgagtgcaattgcccaggacgggactgctcagcagtggagctggagcccagggccagctgtctgcctccccaggcccacgctcagcctgaatgtttcctgagcccgtggattcagccactgccggtctggacactcactctgccctgagcggttcttcttgtgtttgaagaagagtcgaatctttctgacccagtggtatcggggctccagctggcaggacaggctgtagctacaggacagagcagagctgggagctctcaggagccacacatcacatgtgcgtcctggagcctgccagcagctggagtcgaagggccccaggggtcgccatgcaatcagatcaggggctgaccatggagcaatggccatgggctctggagctggtcagcagagaaagtctgccctgccctcccccaactcctgacctgactcacctctcctccttgctcaggggctccacggcctggaaccaggccccaaagtgctcgtcgggctgcacggtgtacagatttgcagcctcctggagcagctcgatctcctccatcagtttgaattgctaggacagagcaagcacaggatgcccacagggcctgagtgggggaccctgcagggctcgtggaggggctgaggaagagggcaatggccagtctggggcctttgcccacttgggaaccctccctccctgcgattccagtcaggacttgcctgctctcacacttggccccaaatagctcctcctccaggaaggagtctttgatgccagcccttaacccacccgccaatgccataggatccctatctctgtatatcgaactgtgcaaataaatgttccaccctggggattgggccagagggggtgCTGCCCACTGctggggggtctctgatttccaacccccaccctccccaccgggaggccacagccgcttacctcattccatttccgacagttgagcacattgccctggaaggcagacagccgcagtccatcagaaacagcccccttggccagcactagcccccgtccacacctcttgcaatgctgcactactgccagtgggcagacccatccagagcccggacttagacctgggccagtctctgggctccagagcagggggcgcagagcaactgaggcaagaGACCTTGtaacccaaccctctctgatgacacgtggggagactgaggcctcaggcaggaagggacagctcagccactgatgtgcttcctgaccgggaggggcccgacttctcttccctcactggcagggccagaggcagaggctgagtccagctcagacaccacctcctggtgccacacagtcaggcagctctgagcctcagcagcccagggaacctggacggtggcttatgcagagcctgcatcacccactgaggagatgggcctgacaccccaactcccacacgaggctggaggccctgctgagaggacctttgccaaatgcagagagctcagggctcaggacaggactctctcctccccaccctcaggaacctgagcccccggacccacctccgggctcactcacctccacataatcctccatcatagcgtccagcagctccagggaacggaagaacgtcaccagggaggggacgacaccctgtgccgccatcgggatgggcatggcgatgagctcccgctctcaggtgcccccatgaaccttcccctgaaacccctcagcccagcctcctgcccaccccacgctcccacacagagcagcctaggatcctcgggacaccccaacacacacaattccctccccctctcccctccaggaacaccaaactccatcagtcaagtcccagggatggctgttggcccctcccaggggcagtggcccctgcccttccccaccccaaatctgccctgctgccagcccttccaggcctcctcctgctcacttccactgcaggcccgtcatgcttggcagccatAGCAGActcgcctgaggaggaaggcccctctcctgagggaggcctccagctgggagggggagccccctctcctctgactcctaggcccctcccccacagtcaccctcacctgctgccgctgcctctcctgggctccctggtgggccctctctgcagtctttaacacggaggtcgcctcctgtcggggccgaggacagggtcagtgtgcccatactcccctccgcacgtcccccaaggcccctgatctcagaccctggccatcagCTCcggtcccctgctgcctctgctgctccaaactgcagggtgctctgattctagaccagtcccagctccaggactcagtccggtgtgaccttgggcctgcccaggcctccctggccctctttcctcagctgaaaagtgtgaggagaacgtcacctgcttccaggagtctcctgaggactcagagtcatctgcgtgtcatcactgctctc
Proteins encoded:
- the LOC139046549 gene encoding ral guanine nucleotide dissociation stimulator-like, with translation MEEIELLQEAANLYTVQPDEHFGAWFQAVEPLSKEESYSLSCQLEPRYHWVRKIRLFFKHKKNRSGQNTRPLTKGPVLVADDPPETS